The region ataggctacaacgaccaagagccaacaggtagcctgctacttaatattctgaatggagttgttacacatgcactgcagcctcaattagcctaacTAGCTTCTcctggtttgatgcagtcaagacaagTACTACGTAGGCATATTTCAtaataaataacctagctatggcagctagcggcaggtagcctagtggttaagagcattgggccagtaaccgaaaggttgctggttcaaatcctgagccgaaatctgtctgtgcccttgaacaaggcacttaaccctaattgctccaggatCGTCGTCAATAATGCCTGATCCCTGGCCGTGACCTGCAACAAATAAATGTCCAATTCACATGTGTARaatacacacttgtacatgtctCTATATTTGAAAAATTTATTTATGCATATCTGGTCCGagtgggaaagccccaggtccatttcataacaggtccaactttttggacccgtgAAGATGTCTAAATGGGATGGTGAGTTGGTGGTGTAGGACCATCTCTTATGTTACTCTTACTCTCTTKTTTACACCAATTTTATTATTACAAAATCTGTGTGATCAATATGATAATTTCTCTATGTTTTTCTTTGGAAGCCTACAGATACATGTTGTATAAACTGTGTAAATTGAAATGAAtattgtaccccccccccccaaaaaagacagGTCAAATACAAACTTGGTCCAAAAATGTACTTCCCTAcgacattgttatccaattctACTCATGTACCGTTAATAACCTCCTctcttgtgtcagtctgcagatgcagaggctgcaggtcctggggtcaagcaggagaagactgaaggagaggaggaaccatggcacagcagagacatccagactggagcTCATCCTGTAGCCACGGAGGACCCCACCACTGCCACAGTGCAGCCCATGACCCGACGCAGCAttacggaggtcagtggaactccaaacgccgtcctcaagtcagagaccaATACCAAGACTTTAACAGGGCTGGGCTGTCCTGCTCCACGCTCAGAATATTTCCATTACGGTAACCCGAggatggttctgtcccatcagaACTCAGGTGACACGTTACAGACTGGCAATGATCCGTCCTGTTCATAcactacagagacagagataccTGGTGACATGTCTGTGAGCTTAGATACACAGWCTAATCCAATGAGAGAggactggaaccggtacagtTCTAgagtatactctgaagggtgcctagatgAGAAAGGAGAGGGTCTCGTCGTAGATGAgatgactgtgaaagtggagggcgatGCTCCTGTGACATGGAATGCAGACGAGACTCACTTCGGAGAAGGACACTCGCAGGGAAACTCCAGTGATTTCTTAGActacagggaaagcttagagacaaatctAAAGGTCCCGACCCACTCACCTTTACACCCAGTGTCCATGTCGATGGCACCTTCCGATTCACAAGGCCGCatccttttcgatcaggtattgaactcaaacgacCAAAGGGCCAAGCCGTGGGGAGAGGGAGCAACAACGGGCGGTAAAGAAAAGCAGTtcttctgcatgttctgtaacaaaggctttaGCTGCCCacagaaggtggagatccaccagagagtccacacaggggtgaaacccttcatctgtacccagtgtcacatgcgcttcgcccatgctggcaacctgaagaggcaccagcgGTTCCACACAGGGGTAAAACCCTTCAaatgtacccagtgtcacatgcgcttcacccaggctggtgacctgaagaggcacgagagggtccacacaggggagaaaccctacagctgcccccagtgtgagaagaggttctcccgtcaggaccagctgaagatgcacctgaaggtccacacgggagagaagcCATTCGCCTGTACTCACTGTGGAAAGAYGTTTTCAGAGAGGACCTACCTCAGGATGCACCAMcagaaacaccattccactctataacatagaaagtaaccattccactcAATAGCTTCTGACGTTTAGATCAAATCCTGCATTAAAGACTAAGATGAATGTTCATTGTTGTCAGCAGAAAAGATCAACAGATACATCTGAGCACAAGAGAGTAACAGATTTCTCtgaatattcctgggtagaatattgcatccagacattgtgATATATCTATAAGGCATAAATAAGCCTACAATAGTCTGTaacatattgtgtttgtactgtgtaggctatatgatgtTCACACATTTTCCCAAGACACTTTTAATGCAGATTTGTAGTTGAGACATGTGTATGTCtggttttcatatggtgtatttaaaacttgtttgtttaataaacacaaaattgGACTTTTCATTCTAAGACTTTCATTGAGAKTCTCTTTAGTAtacatcacatctgatctcacGCTTTCTAACCAATATACACTTACTAAATATACCTACACACTAACACCTATTGTACACgtcaaaatagtttagtcaggtttgtctgaCTTTTGACTTACCATAGCTGAATCATATTTATGTACACCATAATGGGRttaacaacaatgaagtcattctgtaactacagtataagACTCAAAcatagtggggatgggtaaacactccatgttgaaagtgtgattattgtctgtgtgtacgtacctgagggagtgtatgtctgtgtaatctgtatcacctgtctcttccagGGGGATGAGGGTCAGGAGGTGCTGCTGgtggagggtctggggaaccctgaggggacaatggtcatggaggacaaccagactacacctcctcctgaacccacagaggaaccagctgagcagcacaggaccacacagtctcactgaggtgagcccactaaactactgtctgaatggtattaggtcagggcccgtatccacaaaYcctctcagagtaggagtgctgttcttggatcagttttgccttttagataatCATGAATAAGACTATGTAGACTATGTAGGTGGTCCtcgatcagcactcttactctaaGCCGCTTTGTAGATACAGGCCCAGGACTTGATTAATTTTGTCTTCAATTAAKTGGGTTTCTATTGCatgttcaactctactgatggttttatCACAACAAATGTAGTGTTATTGTGAATGTCCCTACTGTGGTCTTGGCACATGAGCTCTAgcccaacagctggcagatacagtgcagttaggattattatggataagagatTATTWAAATTTTTCAAACAGCATTTCACTAGAATAAGACTTTCGATATTTAATTGGAAGGAGAGTCGagctcatcaccatgcactttcaccaccctgtgaagttcataacttatttaatctgtagccgaAAAACGGCATGCTTTCTTGAGTCGTAgtgagaatcaaatcaaattgtattagtcacatgcgccgaatacaacaggtgtagtagaccttagtgaaacgcttacttacgagcccctaaccaacaatgcagttttaaaaaatacgagTAAGAGTAAgaaaaaaagtaacaagtaattaaagagcagcagtaaaataacaatagcgagactatacagtgccttgtaaaagtattcaacccccttggcatttttcctattttgttgcattacaacctgtaatttaaatggatttttatttggatttcatgtaatggacatacacaaaatagtccaaattggtgaagtgaaatttaaaaaaaacttatttaaaaaaaacgtatttaaaaaaaattcagaactgaaaagtggtgcgtgcatatgtattaaccccctttgctatgaagcccctaaataagatctggtgcaaccaattaccttcagaagtcacataattagttaaataaagtccacctgtgtgcaatctaagtcacatgatctcagtaaaaatatacacctgttctgaactGCCCcatagtctgcaacaccactaagcaaggggcaacaccaagCAAGCGGTACTATGAAAACCAAGAAGCTCTCcatacaggtcagggacaaagttgtagagaagtacagatcagggttgggttataaaaaaatgtcaaacttttaacatcccacagagcaccattaaatccattataaaaaagtGGAAAGAAtagggcaccacaacaaacctgccaagagagggctgcccaccaaaactcacagaccaggcaaggagggcattaatcagagaggcaacaaagagaccaaagataaccccgaaYgagctgcaaagctccacagtggagattggagtatctgtccataggaccactttcagccgtacactccacagagctgggctttacggaagagtggccagaataaAATAAggaaacatgtttggtgttcaccaaaaggcatgtgggagactccccaaacatatggaagaaggtactctggtcagatgagactaaaattgagctttttggccatcaaggaaaacgctgtctggcgcaaacccaacacctctcatcaccccgagaacaccatgctgtggggatgtttttcgtcagggactgggaaactggtcagaattgaaggtatgatggatggcactaaatacagggaaattcttgagggaaacctgtttcagtcttccagagatttgagactgggacggaggttcaccttccagcaggacaatgaccctaagcatactgctaaagcaacactcgagtggtttaagaggaaacatttaaatgtcttggaatggtcaaagtccagacctcaatccatttgagaatctgtgatatgacttttaaagattgctgtataccagtGGAACCCTGTCGAAAaagaggaaataaataaaaaactgaggcttaaatgcaaaaaaacaaaaatatcatgGTGAAAagatgaaaacaaaacatttccgcATCAAGCCATCAGTGTAAATTAtagatgtcaaactcattccatggagggcctagtgccCTCAAATTCAACTCTGGACTTCGAAACGTTCActgctttttttaaattgatcccctctaatcagagactgattgtgacctgggacaccagggtgtgtgcaatttttttttatcaggtagaacagaaaaccagcagttccagacctcgtagggtaagagctGAGTACCTCTGGCCTAGTGTGATgctattttagtttttttcctttcaattatgcGTGAGGGTTcattactaattagtgaccttattaGTCAATCAACCGTACAAGGACTGCGAAAACCCCCAATCACTCGGCCCTGCATTGAATGAGTTTGACTCGCGGCGTAAATGATCGGCACACACACCTCTGGCTTCGATTTCAAGGATAATTGCGTACGTCACATGATCaagaaataaaatacataaaatctatGAATCAGTACCTTATACAATAGAATGCATGAACTACTACATTGTGTGCATCAGCAGACCGAGAAATATAATAAATTWTTGCATTTAGAAATACCATGTGYACATTTCCTCAGAATAAATAACACAGGATTGTAGAAAAACAGAATGTACAGAAGGACATGGAGGAGACTGGGTGACCGACCTTTGAGAAATGACGTGCTATTGGGGATTTAGGGTCATTTCTCCTTACAGCACTCCTGTGTTCTATAATACGTGMTCTTACCTGTTTTGCCCATGTATTGGTTATTGCATGGACAAGAGAAGGTATATGACGTTAGAAGASCTGCATGTGAGGAACTYTTTCATAGTGTATTGTTTACCAATGGCAGAGCTATTGAATTRGCTCACTTTAATACAGGAGTCCCTATATGCCGCACACCTACGGCAGGGGTAGAAACAGGTAACCTTGTTCATTCGTccgttattatttgttatttttggggggagggggcctAAGTGTCAGCCCGAACAATGATATTCCCTGCCCTGCAGTGGGAagagaggtggatcagagaaaatCTTTAGGCAAACAGGATCAGACATGAGGACATTCCAATGTTACTTAATGGCTCCCTTGATGTGATGTCATCATTAAAAGGATAATATGTAGTGGTAAagacacatttttaaaaatatatatattttatccctTCTGGTTGAGGTCTCATCAAGGATATGTACTCTACTGAGAGCATCATCAAGCCATTCTTTAGGGTATGGATGGGCCTCAAGCTGTCTACATTTTCATAGCCTAATTTTCAACATATGTTTTACTAGTACGAATGCACTTCAGTCTCAGAAATTATGTGAACGGTAATCCCTTCAGAAATGTGGGATGCGCACATGTAGAAAAAGAGCTCAGACGGCCTATCATTTCTAGGAGGGTAATTAACCACACATTCATTAACTTGTCATTTGAAACAGGCTTGTGTAAGTACCTGTTTTTAGAGACAGTTTCTTGGCTAGAACAAGGACAGTTTAATATTTACCTTACTGATGTGATGTTGATGGAATAAAATKattgtattattttctactctATTCTTGCTAACACACTTCTTTTGAAAGATACTGATCATAGGAGATTTGATGTGTAATGTAATACTATAAGTAGTactatattttaaaaaacattgtgCATACCTTTTTCATTTAACCACACCCTTTGAGCTATGACACCAACCAATAAGATKTGTTCTCTTAAGTAAAGCASAGACCAAGGGATTAATAAGAACAGTGGTAKAAATAAWAAATAAAGATACATGGTAAGGGTTGTGGAAAAGGAAGGGAAAGACACCTGTCAGGATCCAGGAAAAGGTGGAGGCAGGGAGATCCTCAGGTCCAGAGAGAAGGGATGAAGATGTAATCACAAGGCTGAGACTCATCAGGCTCAACAGCACTTTGAAATTAGTCGGGAAACATCCAACTGGGAAGTTAGATCACaggcagagagaaatggaggcagagagaaatggagaCAGTAGAACACGTTCTATTTCAGTGCCAGCGATATGGGAGGGAAAGGGACAGTTTGTTATTAGTATTAAGGAATAATGGTGTTGAGGAGTCAAGTTTAATTGAACTTAAGAAAACCTTAAGGTGATAttgtattaaattatatattccgTTTCCTTAGGGAGAAGGGTTTAATTGGGTAGGGTTAAACTTCAGACCTTCCCTGTCTCTGGTCAACACTCCAGTCGGTGGCGGAAATGKATCactaaagttggttgccaaccccCATTTAAAAACCACTGAAGAAGAAGCGTAAACGGAAGTGAACAGGAAAAATTTACACGTTAGCggtttttgttgttatttagacGTTTATTAACACCCTGGAACTCAAAATGCCACATTGAACTCCACGGCATCACCCACTTACCCTATATAGTGTTTAATTCGCSTTTGAGACAGGACTTGGTTGATAGATGTTATCTAGGTAARGCggacgttagctagctgctaacaatggctaactgtattgCTGtccacactcaaatagcctccattatggaggtgctagcgaatgcagccgtggcagaggtctgtaaactcgtagacgacgattatgcagtgtttcgtttggaaataactcaaagccagaaagaaaacaggtcattgcggaggaaactacagctactggaacttaaggtggcacgggagcgcgTCCTCACCAGTCGTCCCAAGATCCTCGACCGATatagaggaatggcaagaggtacattttgcagaAGGCGGGGACTGTGGACCGGTCTCTTCGTTCACATCTGCGCATGTGTAACMTTAGATYttttttttaatttaacctttatttagctaggcaagtcagttatgaacaaattcttatttacaaggacgcctacaccagccaaacccagacgacgccgCKctatgggactcccaatcacggccggttgtgYTACAGCCTGGACTCTATACAGGgtgtctgcagtgacgcctcaagcactgagatgcagtgccctagacctgTGKgccactcgggagccccaaaatgTGTTAACCACATATGGCTGTTTAACCAGAATTCGGCCTTGATCATTATTTGGATAGTAGGCAATCATTCTGATTACWTAGCTAACTTGCAGATAGACACTATCATATTCTAACCAGATTATTGATTTACTGCGTTTCCTATTATTTACTAATTGAAAACGAATAATGCATGGAACATAATCAATCTATAAATAGTATATCAAGYAGTTATGTGAAGTCTTACCTTACATCCTTGCCAATTCTAGACAGTGTCAYAATTGTCAATCATGTACAATATACAGTTGAGCATTGACAGTACCTACACTAACCACCTCTtttcccccaatcactctctcaggtgaaggacatctcactggaggccacaggagctttgtgaagccagcaggacacaatacatggagcGATGACCagccaatcactgttgatgaggggagtggaacctcaacccagcacgttattatgatagaggttagtgtaatagtattacatcaaaattacagtacatcaaatgtggccagtttatttcagaaaggctccctgcagctattcacttgcttacatgtacatcctTATTGATCTGCCGTAGTGGAGCTTGGAGACTTCCCAATGACATTGTTATCCAGTTCTACTCATGTACCTGTAATAACCTCCCCTCTTCTTatgtcagtctgcagatgcagaggctgcaggtcctggggtcaagcaggagaggtctgaaggagaggaggacccaacacacagcagagacatccagactggtGCGGCTGGAAAGCACCTTGTAGCCACCGAGGACCTTGCCACCACTTCCGCACCCCAGGCCTGGACCCAACGCAGCATCACagaggtcagtggaacgccgaaGCCCATCCTCAAGTCAGAGATGGACACCGAGATATTAACAGTAACACAAAGGTtcttacacacaggatctgaccacagatcagacccagagagactggggcTGGGGAGACTGGGCTGRCCTCCTGCTCCCGGCTCAGACTATTTACCGGTATTTCACCAGAGCCAGATTAATTCCCATGGTGATGGTGACTCGTTAGACACTGACGGGGATGTTCCATGTTGTTCTTAcgctacagagatggaccctggcaatatatccttgggtttagagacacagactgatctgtctagaggggactggaaccagtacagtagtagtgtatactctgaagggtgcctagataagaaaggggaggtcATAGTGGTAGATGAGGTGACTGTAAAAGTGGAGGGCTACGCTTCTCCCCTATTGAATGCAGATAGTCACCTAGGAGATGGACACTCacagggcagagatttcttagattaTAGGGGAAGCTTAGAGACAACTGTAAATGTTGCCACCCTCTCCCCTTTACACACATTCAGGGATCGCAATCCAGTGTCCACGTCGATGGCACCTTCCGCATCACACAGCCATGTCCTTTCCAATCAGCTATTGAACTCAAAAGACAGGGCTAGAGCCCAGGCTCAGGGAGGGGGAGCaacatcaggcaatagtaaagagaaacgtttcctctgcatgttctgtaacaaaggtttcagctgcctccagaaggtggagatccaccagagggtccacacaggggtaaaacccttcagctgtacccagtgtcatatGCGCTTTTCCGTGGCTggcaacctgaagaggcaccagagggtccacacaggggtgaaacccttcagctgtacccattGTCAAATGCACTTCGCTcaggctggtgacctgaagaggcacgagagggtccacacaggggagaaacccttcagctgcccccagtgtgagaagagYTTCTCACGCcagcaccagctgaagatgcacctgaaggtccacgcTGGAGAGAGGTCGTTCGCCTGTACACACTGCAGGAAGAgtttctcagagaggagctacctccaGATACACCAccagaaaaaacattccactcaatgacatagaaagtaaccattccaTTCAATAGCTTCTGACGTTTATATCAAACCAAGCATTAAAGACAAAGKTACATTTTCWTTTTTGTCAGCTAGGAAGACccacagatgcatttggaataaCAAGGGTAACAGATTTCAGTAGATATTGCGTCCAGATATTGTAATATAtaaggcatacagtgcattcggaaagtattcagaccccttgacatttccacattttgttacgttacagctttattctaaaatggattaaataagaacaaatcatcaatctacacacaataacgcacaatgacaaagcaaaaacaggttaagaatttttagcacatttataaaaaataacaaaccttatttacaaaagtattcagatcctttgcaatgagactcgaaattgagctctccaccaatcaggcatttatggttgagtggccagaccgaagccactccagtaaaaaagcacatgacagcccgcttggagtttgccaaaaggcacctaaaggactctcagaccatgagaaacaagattctccggtctgatgaaaccaagattgaactctttggcctgaatgccaagcgtcacatctggaggaaacctggcaccacccctatggtgaagcctggtggtggcagcatcatgctgtggggatgtttttcagcggcaaggactgggagacgtgtcaggatcgtgggaaagatgaacggagcaaagtacagagagatccttgataaaacctgctccagagtgcttagacttgggcgaaggttcaccttccaacaggacaacgacccgaaacccacagccaagacaacacataaGTGGCTTcgggtctctgaatgtccttgagtggaacagccagagcccggacttgaacctgatctaacatctctggagagacctgcaaaaAGCTGtgtagcaatgctccccatccaacctgacagagcttgagaggatcagcagagaagaatgggagaaactccccaaatacatgtgtgccaggcttgtagcgtcatacccaagaagactcgaggctgtaatcgctgccaaaggtgcttcaacaaagtaccgagtaaagggtctgaatacttatgtaaatgtgtttttaattttaattttatatatatacatttgcaaacatttctaaaaacctgttttttgctttgtcgttatagggtattgtgtgtagattgatgagaaacaactatttaaacagttttagaaggctgtaacaaagtggaaaaagtaaaggggtctgaatactttctgaatgcactgtaagcctAAAGtaattgtgtttgtactgtatagGCTATATGATGTTCACAAATGCATATTTCATTACTTAAATTCAACTGCTTAATTTTTATCCCAAGACTCTTTGAATGAGAAAATGAATGCAGTTCATGCAGATTTTTAGTTGAGACGTGTGTATTTGTGGTTTTCATGTTGTATTAACTTgtttgtttaataaacacaaaatgggacttttcattctAAGACTTTCATTGAGACTCTCTTTAATATACATCAGATCTGATATCACCCTATTCTGCTTCATAACTAGTGATGAAATGTGTATTATTGGTTAAGTCAGTCagaattatggctaaaccccacctatttctacaatttcacttaaaatgtgattttaaacctaatgcTAACCTTaatttaagaccaaaaagcaaatgtttctttttcatacatttttatggGSAATTGTGACTTAACTATTGACTACCAATATACACTTACTAAACATACTTACACtaacacctactgtacatgtcaaaATAGTTTAGTCAAGTTTGTCTGACTTGTCATAGCTGACTTATTTTTACCCACAAKATTtttatgtccaccatgatgggtttaacaacgAAGTCATTCTGTAAGGGATTAGacttgaccaggtgaaagctatgataccttattgacGTCGcatgttaaatacacttcaatcagtgtagatgaaggaggagACAAGACTCTTTTAGTATACATCACATCTGATCTRACCCTATTCTGCATACACCTGACAGCGCTTTATAACCAATATACACTTACTAAATATACCTACACACAAACTAACACCTATTGTACACGTCATAATAGTTTAGTAAGGTTTGTCTGACTTTTGACTTATCATCGCTGACTAATGTTTACCCACAATatatttatgtccaccatgatgggtttaacaacaatgaagtcattctgtaactacagtataggactcaaacGTAGTGTGGATGGYtaaacactccatgttgaaaTTGTGTTTATTATCTGTATGTGCGTACCTGYGGGAGTGTATGTCTGTATAATCTGCATCACCTGTGTCTTCTAGGATGAGGAAGTGCTTCTGGTgaaggagggtctggggaaccctgaggggaccatggtcaCYgaggacaaccagactacacctcctgaacccacagaggtactagctgagcagcacaggaccacacacagtctcactgaggtgagcccactaAACTACTGGCTGAATGGTATTAGGtcagggcctgtatccacaaagcctctcagagtaggagtgcagttttgccttttagatcataatgaataagactatttggaaagatcctagatcagcactcctactctaagacTAGTTGTGAATAAGGGCCCAGGTCTTGATTCATTTTGTTTTAAGTGTGGGACCATGCCTTTAACTTCCCTTTAAGGTTTTGATAATTCAGAGGTAATTTTGTGAACGAGTGCTAACTAGCTTAGCGGCAAATACTGGAAGTCTTTGGGCacagctagcaagctagttagcattggttcGCCAAATTACCTCTTAACTTCCtgcatactggacacagagacaaaaatggtatccacaagttcatctgattcATGTCTTTAAAGAGTGTCAcgtaatcaaatcaactaacatgTTTGCATTGTACTCATAGCAATCTctcattgcccaatcagaagatgctccatagcaggttgctcatatcagatttcttgatccaacatctTCTCACTCTGTATcgcttacagtcagtagacatggaggatgggaagcctgatctgctgatAGTCAAAGTGGAGACAATAGAAGATGAACCAGAGAGCATTGACCTGCTGAGTGYACTAAAGATGGGAGAGCAAGGTAAGGAAGAAATACATAAAGCTTAGatacagtaatagatcttcaGTGGAAATAGTGATGCACCTATGTTTTCTTCATTCATAAAATGAAATCAATacaacttatgtttacatactaaaacacacatacagttgaagtcggaagtttacatacaccttagccaaatacatttaatcttagtaaaaattccctgtcttaggtcagttaggatcaccactttattttaagaatgtcaaatgtcagaataatagtggagagaatgattcatttcagcttttatttctttcat is a window of Salvelinus sp. IW2-2015 linkage group LG13, ASM291031v2, whole genome shotgun sequence DNA encoding:
- the LOC111971719 gene encoding uncharacterized protein, which translates into the protein MTVVGLITNKGGGQGTWQCVPGQQLLPQHQQDKGADRGLQETEGEHAPIHRTLVEHVESFKFLCAHIIQGLNLVLSHQHSRKKAVSEKGRKYVKDPSHRLSTQQAVERHLTGGHRSFVMLKAHNTWREDQPITVDEESGTSTQQVIVIESADAEAAGPGVKQEKTEGEEEPWHSRDIQTGAHPVATEDPTTATVQPMTRRSITEVSGTPNAVLKSETNTKTLTGLGCPAPRSEYFHYGNPRMVLSHQNSGDTLQTGNDPSCSYTTETEIPGDMSVSLDTQXNPMREDWNRYSSRVYSEGCLDEKGEGLVVDEMTVKVEGDAPVTWNADETHFGEGHSQGNSSDFLDYRESLETNLKVPTHSPLHPVSMSMAPSDSQGRILFDQVLNSNDQRAKPWGEGATTGGKEKQFFCMFCNKGFSCPQKVEIHQRVHTGVKPFICTQCHMRFAHAGNLKRHQRFHTGVKPFKCTQCHMRFTQAGDLKRHERVHTGEKPYSCPQCEKRFSRQDQLKMHLKVHTGEKPFACTHCGKXFSERTYLRMHXQKHHSTL